Genomic DNA from Fimbriimonas ginsengisoli Gsoil 348:
GTAGAGGCTAGCTGACACTAAAATTGGGCGGTTAGCATCATCCCCGCGGACCGGCCATCGATCCAGGGGGTGAGGAGGAGGCCGCGGTTTCGGGAGAGCTCCAGCCTGGCCGTGGCAAACCCGAGGGCGGCTCCGCCGAGGACGTCTAACGGACGATGTCGGCCCTCCCAGAGACGGGAGAGCGAGATAACGGTGGCGCCGGCGTACCAGAGGGGGGCTTCGCGCGGATGGAAGTCGGACTCCATGGTGGCGACGGCGAAAGCGGCGGTAGCGTGTTCGCTGGGGAAACTGTCGCGCTCGCCGGTGTCGGGACGGGGGACTCTGGTCAGCCGCTTCAACCCTTCGGCGAGGAGAACCGCCGAGAGCCCTGAATCTGCGGTGCGAAAGAAATGGTTCTTACCTTCGCTCCCGTCTCGTAGCAGCGGAAGGCCCACGCCGGCGGCGAGGAATAGATAGGTACCGGGTCCGGAAGCGAAGTTGGAGGAGGAATCCTGCGCTCGGGCGGTGGATGAAGCCAATACAAGGGATAAGGCCATTGCTCCGCAGGCTAGGGTTCGGCGGGCGACTGCGCTCATCGGCCCTTAGACGACGTTCGCCGGAATGAGGTTCCGCTACTCACATTCCTCCAAATTGAAGCGCGCAAGACTGAGTCCCATTTCGGATTTGGTCAATGGTGGCCGGCAGTTTGCACACCCCCCAACCCAGCAGGAGGAATACCACGATTCCCAAGAGGACGAACATTGCGCCCTTCGTCCATCTCAACCTCTGATGCTGTCGCAGGCGAATGGCGATCGAATCGTCTTCGCCTCCGAGGGCGGCGGCCATGAGCAGTCCGACCCGTTGGTAGTCGGCGTGTCGCTTTCGGGATTTCGCCGAGAAGAGAAAGAGTCGGAGAAACGGGTTGGCGGCTCCGACCGCACACAAAAGACTGAGCTGGTTGCGCTTCATCGTCGCACCTCCCAAGATTCCGCGGGAGCTGAGCTGAGCAGTTTCTCTCGAGCTTCCTCGTGGGCTCGGTAGAACTGGTATTTGACCGTGTTGAGGTTTCGATTCAGAATCCGGCTGATCTCCGGAAGGCCGAACCCCTCGGAATAGTAGAGGCTCAGTAACTCGCGCTGCTCGGGCGTGCAGGAATTCCAGTAGCCGCGCATCGCCTCGCGGAGCTCCACGCTCGCGAACTCGGAAGGGAAGTAGGGGGTGCCGTCCTCGGCCTGAAAAATGTCACCGCAAACCGGACGGCCCCGTTCACGACGCCAGTGGTCCTGGACGGTGTGGTAGCAAACCGAGTAGAGCCACGTTCGAACGCTACTGTTCCCGTCGAAGGTTGAGAAACCTTGCCAGGCTCTCATCCAGGTCTCCTGGAGAACGTCTTCACGATCCCGTTCCTGAACCCTACGGGCGATGAAGCGGCGGAGGTAGCTCGAGTTTTCGTCTACGACCAAGCCGAACGCTTCCCGATCTCGCCCTTTTGTCCCGCCGAAAAGGGAAGTTTTACGCCCTCCCTGGGAGAGCGCCGCCGGAACCAACATCGCCAAAAAGGCGAAAACCCTCTTTCTTGAAATAACAACGCCGCTAAACAGGGCTGCAGTATTCATGTTCCTAACGTTCGTCGCGCTCGAAGCGAAAGAAGTTGGGCCTTTTGTCGCGACATCCAACTTTTCTTGAAAGCCAGGCGACTACCCGCGCTGTGATGCTCGGACGCCGTTTCAATACCACTCGGTCGCTCCGAGCTCAGACTCGCGCCGCCGACGCCAGCGGGCAAGGATGCCCCGAGGTGCCGCCGGCGATTCATTGCAATGGAACGGAGCCCTTTTGAAAGGAGAGCCCCCTTCCCAGGTCCGAAAAACAGGAACGACCTTCCCATGAAAATCAGTTACAAAGGCTTCGTCATTTCTCTCGCCCTCTCCGCCGCCATTGCCGGCTGCGGAGGTTCGGGCAGCTCGAGCGGTTCGCCGGTTCCCCCGGCCGAGGTGCATAAGTTTGCGCAGACCAACCTAATTTCCGACCAGCCGGGGGCGGCGGTGCAAGACGCCGACCTCCTCAACCCGTGGTCGATCGCCTCTTCTGCCAACGGCCCGTTCTGGGTGACCGACAACGCCAGCGGAAAGGCGACGATCTACAACACGGCCGGCGCCAAGCAGGGGCTCGTCGTCAACGTCTCGGGTCCTCGGAACAACCCGAATTCGCCCGCTACCGGCGAGATCTTCAATTCGACCCCATCGTTCGTCATTCCGGGAGGAGCCCGGTCGATCTTCATCTTTTCCACTCTCGACGGCGTGATCTCCGCCTGGAGCGGCGGGAACCAGTCGGTGGTGGTGGCAGACCGGTCCGGGAACGGGGCCGGCTACACCGGTCTCGCTCTCGGCAACGTCGGAGGCAACAACTTCCTTTATGCCACCAACTTCGTCGGCGGAACTGTCGACGTGTTCGACGCCAACTTCGGCTTTGTGCGGTCGTTTACCGATCCCGGAATACCGCGCGGCTTCACGCCGTTTGGGATCCGGAACATCGACGGCCATCTGTTCGTGACGTACGCGAAGCTCCACGCCGGACGCGGCAACGGGTTCGTCGACGTTTTCGCAACGGACGGCACGTTGCTTAAGCGGCTCGTGACGGGCGCTGCACTCGACTCTCCTTGGGGCTTGGCCAAGGCCCCGGACGGCTTCGGTGGTTTCCATAACGCCTTGCTGGTCGGTAATTTCGGCGATGGACGCATCAATGCGTTCGACATCGACAGCGGCGCCACCCTGGGGGTGGTTGGCGATGCCAACGGTCGGCCGATCGTCCTCGACGGCCTCTGGGCGCTGACCTTCGGAAACGGGATCGCCGGTGGCTTGGCGGACAACCTTTACTTCACTGCCGGAATCGGCGGCGAGAAGCACGGCTTGTTCGGCTTCCTTGCCCCGGCTCCGTAATCGCTCGCCGGGACAGGTATCGGTGGCGCGGGTACCCCGCGCCACCGTTGATGACAAGCGTAGCTTCAACTGGTTTCCATTACAGCTACTGAAATGCTTGGGTACAGAACGAGCGGTGGCTAAACTGAAAGAGATGCTCTACGTCGCACCGCTCCTTTTCTCTCTTCTCGCGGCTTCACCAAGGCACGTTCAGGAGCCGGTCGTTGGGGCGGCGAATCCGGAGCGCCTCTTCACGAGCCGCGACCGGCGGCTCAACGCGAACAAGCAGGTGGTGCTTCACATCGTTCGCGACCTATTGGAGGCAGGGCACTGGAGCGATGCGCCCAAATACCTCTCGAATCGATACCTGCAACACAATCCGATGGTGGCATCGGGGCTGGCGCCAGTCATGGCGTTTTTCTCCGGGCGGCCGGAGCGGCCGATTCCTAAGCCTGGCGAGTGGAAGACCAAGGTGGTGTCGGTTGTTGCGGAAGACGATCTCGTCGTCGTCGCTACGGTTCGCGAATTGCCTCGACCGTCGGGAGCTGGGAGCTACACGACTACCTGGTTCGATATGTGGCGGATTCGAGATGGCAAAGCCGACGAGCATTGGGACGGAGCGGAACTCCCCCGCATTTCTCGGTAGCCCCGTTTAGCCGCGTTGCCTTGACTCGAGCATGCTCTCGACACCCACGGCTGCGAGTGCGCCTCCGACGTCGATGAGGACGTCGCGCGCGGTTCCAGTTCTCCCTTCGACGAATGTCTGGTGGAACTCGTCCAAAGCCGCGCCGAGGGTGACGAGCAGGAGAGCGGCTTCGCGATTCCTCCCCGAGTAGCGCAGCAGGGCGTACAGAACGGCGAACTCCGTGGCGTGCCATCCCTTTACGGGCAGCCACCACGCCTTACCCCAGATCGCCGCCAACCGCTCTCCCCGCTTACCGGGCGCTCGCCGGCGGATCTCCTTGTCGATCATCTCGCCGTTCACCGACTTGCACGAACTCGCGAAGATCATCGCATACCAGAGAAAGGGAACCAAGCTTCGCATCGCAAAGGGTGTGGACCTTTCTCGTAACGTTTGAGT
This window encodes:
- a CDS encoding phosphatase PAP2 family protein; its protein translation is MALSLVLASSTARAQDSSSNFASGPGTYLFLAAGVGLPLLRDGSEGKNHFFRTADSGLSAVLLAEGLKRLTRVPRPDTGERDSFPSEHATAAFAVATMESDFHPREAPLWYAGATVISLSRLWEGRHRPLDVLGGAALGFATARLELSRNRGLLLTPWIDGRSAGMMLTAQF
- a CDS encoding RNA polymerase sigma factor, with the protein product MNTAALFSGVVISRKRVFAFLAMLVPAALSQGGRKTSLFGGTKGRDREAFGLVVDENSSYLRRFIARRVQERDREDVLQETWMRAWQGFSTFDGNSSVRTWLYSVCYHTVQDHWRRERGRPVCGDIFQAEDGTPYFPSEFASVELREAMRGYWNSCTPEQRELLSLYYSEGFGLPEISRILNRNLNTVKYQFYRAHEEAREKLLSSAPAESWEVRR
- a CDS encoding TIGR03118 family protein, with the translated sequence MKISYKGFVISLALSAAIAGCGGSGSSSGSPVPPAEVHKFAQTNLISDQPGAAVQDADLLNPWSIASSANGPFWVTDNASGKATIYNTAGAKQGLVVNVSGPRNNPNSPATGEIFNSTPSFVIPGGARSIFIFSTLDGVISAWSGGNQSVVVADRSGNGAGYTGLALGNVGGNNFLYATNFVGGTVDVFDANFGFVRSFTDPGIPRGFTPFGIRNIDGHLFVTYAKLHAGRGNGFVDVFATDGTLLKRLVTGAALDSPWGLAKAPDGFGGFHNALLVGNFGDGRINAFDIDSGATLGVVGDANGRPIVLDGLWALTFGNGIAGGLADNLYFTAGIGGEKHGLFGFLAPAP
- a CDS encoding nuclear transport factor 2 family protein, encoding MLYVAPLLFSLLAASPRHVQEPVVGAANPERLFTSRDRRLNANKQVVLHIVRDLLEAGHWSDAPKYLSNRYLQHNPMVASGLAPVMAFFSGRPERPIPKPGEWKTKVVSVVAEDDLVVVATVRELPRPSGAGSYTTTWFDMWRIRDGKADEHWDGAELPRISR
- a CDS encoding VanZ family protein, whose product is MRSLVPFLWYAMIFASSCKSVNGEMIDKEIRRRAPGKRGERLAAIWGKAWWLPVKGWHATEFAVLYALLRYSGRNREAALLLVTLGAALDEFHQTFVEGRTGTARDVLIDVGGALAAVGVESMLESRQRG